One window from the genome of Anopheles coluzzii chromosome X, AcolN3, whole genome shotgun sequence encodes:
- the LOC120954770 gene encoding lipid storage droplets surface-binding protein 2, producing MSSKVQENGSATTNTTAPTNSDSTAPNNSALLPHLESLDRMLKLPVVDATWQQTQNVYGRVKDYNPLLTWALGTAEDVVCRAVTVSAPLVQKLDRPLQLVDQTLVKGIDKLEVNAPIIKEQPADIYQQARTRVIESVKPHIEKVCELRSASQQRAASLKDLSWRKANEVLATQYGSLAVNGVDTTAQLAERLLDYYFPKSDTESEDDNVPISAKDDPVLHTVQTVGRLSNKVARLVYRTVSTQVKSLRKEDVRDYVATLIAVLRLTQYLNFINEKRQAVEAGSPKEPAPSNPATTTPAAPANTTSSTPSSSSSTTTSDVVATTKSSKTLQQQD from the exons atgtcgTCGAAGGTGCAGGAAAATGGCagcgccaccaccaacactaCCGCTCCAACCAACAGCGACAGTACGGCACCGAACAACAGTGCGCTGCTGCCGCACCTCGAATCGCTCGACCGGATGCTGAAGCTGCCGGTCGTGGACGCGACCTGGCAGCAGACCCAGAACGTGTACGGGCGCGTCAAAG ATTACAACCCGCTGCTTACCTGGGCCCTCGGCACGGCGGAGGACGTCGTCTGCCGGGCGGTGACCGTCTCGGCCCCGCTCGTCCAGAAGCTCGACCGGCCGCTGCAGCTGGTCGACCAGACGCTCGTCAAGGGCATCGACAAGCTGGAGGTGAACGCGCCGATCATCAAGGAGCAGCCGGCCGACATCTACCAGCAGGCGCGCACCCGCGTCATCGAGTCGGTCAAGCCGCACATCGAGAAGGTGTGCGAGCTGCGGTCCGCCTCGCAGCAGCGGGCCGCCTCGCTGAAGGATCTGTCCTGGCGCAAGGCGAACGAGGTGCTGGCGACGCAGTACGGCAGCCTGGCGGTGAACGGCGTCGACACCACCGCCCAGCTGGCCGAGCGCCTGCTCGACTACTACTTCCCCAAGTCGGACACGGAATCGGAGGACGATAATG TGCCCATCTCCGCCAAGGACGATCCGGTCCTGCACACGGTCCAGACGGTCGGGCGGCTCTCGAACAAGGTGGCCCGGCTCGTCTACCGCACCGTCTCGACGCAGGTGAAATCGCTGCGGAAGGAGGACGTGCGCGACTACGTCGCGACGCTCATCGCCGTGCTGCGCCTCACCCAGTACCTGAACTTCATCAACGAGAAGCGGCAGGCGGTCGAGGCCGGCAGCCCCAAGGAGCCGGCACCCAGCAACCCCGCCACGACGACCCCCGCCGCCCCAGCCAACACCACCAGCTCTacccccagcagcagcagcagcaccaccacgtCCGATGTGGTCGCCACGACCAAGAGCAGTAAAACGTTGCAGCAGCAAGActag